In the Uranotaenia lowii strain MFRU-FL chromosome 1, ASM2978415v1, whole genome shotgun sequence genome, atgggactgttatgcgagtaggggcagagTAGTGCTAGTTAAAAGATCAGACTCACGGTGAGGTGGGTTCCGGATCTTCCTCGATCAGCACCGCATTGCTCCCATTGAGATTGATTCCGCCGGCCGGGCTCCAGTTGTCGTTCGTGGCCATGTAGTAGCTCTCGTTGCGTAGCTGATGAGCACCGCCAGCTTGCATCGGTGTCGGTCTTTGGTGCTGGTGATGGTACGCCGAATTATGATGACCATTCAAAGTATTGGTGGGACTTCCACCATTGTTGGCACTTGATTGAGACTGCAGCGACTGAGAGGAACCGCCCGCACCAGTTCCCCCGGTTAGCCGGTCCAGCACCGGATTGCTGTACCGTTTGTGCTGGGACGATTTCTCGCTGCCgggttgctgctgctggttttTCTCCGGACTGAGATATATCACGGTTGCACCGGACTGTTCGCTGGAGTTGGAATTGTCCACCGGATCGTGCGCGAGTTCCCCGGTACTCATCGGTCGACCGACTCTTCGAGCTACGGTGAGAACTATTTTACCGGGATGGCTTGTTCCACCTGTGGAAGAAAAATTAGGTGTGTTTTTAACATCTCTTATCTGAGTAGaagaaaaccaataaaaaaacataCTAGTCTGCAGCATAGCTCTCCTCAGCGTGTCCATGGCCTCGGCATTCGACTGTCCCAGAAGTGAAACTCCGTTAACGCTCAGCAGCTGGTCGTTCATCTTCAGCCGCCCATCTCGACTGGCAGCCCCACCATGCAGTACACTCTTCACGAAGATTCCCAGATCGCCGTCATGTTTGCTGCCACTCCCGGCGGAACCACTACTGCTGTTTCCGGACCCGGTTTTGCCCTTCACACTAACCCCCAGACCAGCTTTCTCGGTATCGTGTACCGGTATGTGCAGCGTTAGGATCTCGCGATTCTTCCACTGAATACCCGAACCGGAAACCGTTCCGCTGGAGGAAGAATTGCTGCCCCCTAAACCTGCCGCATTCCCTCCCACGTGTTGCTGCTGTTGATCCTGGAAAAGTTCGGAAACCTGATTAGTCGATGCCGATTTGAGGATCGACGTGAGGGGTTTCTTTTGGACCGGCGGCGGACCACCATTGGTATGCTGATAGGCCTGATTCACAGAAGAGGATGGGGGGGACATTTTGGATACTAGCGACCGTACATTTTTCGACTGGTAGTAGAGACCACCGTTGGTGCCATCGTGGGAGTCCAGAATCTCCTCCGATCGGGCCCGGGAAGTTTGCTTTAGAGCTGACTTCGGGAGAACCGGTGGTGGAGGCTTGGGCGGTGTGTTTTTGTGCTCGTTTTCCACTCCACAACCCTGAAAGTATTCATGAtattaaaataagtttaataaattaccgaaaactAATAGTCAACTTACAATTTCCCTCTCCTCAACATCCGCTAGCTCGTGCTGTCGCGAGACCACAATCCTAACGGTGGCTCCAAATTCCGTTGCCCTCAGAATCGAAACAACTTCGCTCTGAGATTTACCGGTCATCGGAACGTCGTCTACCTCCAGCAGCCGATCGCCCGACTTCAATCGGCCGTCCTCAACGGCTGCCCCCTTCGACAGGATATTCTTGATATAAATCGGACACTGACCCCCGGCCTGATTATCTCTGGTAGTGACCGAAAAGCCGAGCCCATTTATTCCTTTTTTCAGTGTAATCTCGATCCGCTTGCCCAGTTTCCTCGTATTGGCCGCCTGCAGATTACTGATCCCCGATGGTGCTCCCGGAACCTTCCTGGTCGGAGAAACCGTTGCCACCTTGGTCCCCGCCGGCTTCTCCTCGGCCTCGATCATCTGCGACACCCGGTTGTCCCGCTTATTCCGGGCAGTCGTCGCTCGAATCACCCGGAGCCGCAGCTCCGACGACGACAGGCTCTTCCTGAGATGCTCCTGCACGGAACTCTCCGAAAGCCCGACCAGCTTGATGTTGTTGATCTCCAGGATCCGGTCGCCCCGCCTCAGTCGGCCCCGATCGGCCCGGCTGCCCGGTTCCACGCTCTGCACCAGCAGTCCACCGATGTCCGGGTCTGGAATCGCCGTCAGACCCAGGGGACCGCCGTTTTCGTTAACCACCAGCAGCATTTCACTGGAATTGGAACGAGAGAAAacaaataacattatttcacgtgtttttaaaaatcatttttattaagaTTCTAAAACATTGGAATTTGGATGAAGGTTTAAGTTTAACtttattaattaagattaatcaccgtgattcatgttttgaaattaatttttcacggccatatcggtgaatgttatgttcttatagtgagaacatttcaagaattgaaaattatagatggatagaagaagattagaagaaaattacaggtgttgaaaatgagcgggtagaaatttttaagaagcattttcaccacatacttaacttttgttcaatcacggatcaactattttgaaatgttagaatcggacagggttgagtctaacacaacagTGGTTGATAACGGATAGAATTgtaccactgcaaggtagtaggcccgtgaggaacaaaacgatgaaatgcgatgaaaagtttttcatattaaaattacccttccgctcattttcaacatctttcaccttattctaatattctatccgtctataatctctcaattcttaaatattatttctcgaagaatataaatttcaccgatatagccgataaaataatttcataaaaataaatttacggtgattaactctccGTTTTCTCTAAATTTTCGGCAGGTTTCtcacttttgttgatttttgttgcatcattttttttgccagtttttttacattttgttttttttattcttttcactttcgtgtttttttgtaaatttttatcttaGCCGTCTTTTAACTGATCCTGTAATTTGTGTTCCAGTTCTAACgtcttgccatttttgtcattttgctgttagtcatttttttccttctttgtcattttagcaacttttggcattttcgacatttttttaaattttataatttttctctttttttaaatgttaatcaGTTTCTATAAATCGTTGGCGGATTTCTcacttttggtgatttttgttaatacagtttttgccagttttttttacattttgatcatttttttttaattcttttcattttcgtattttttgtaaatttttacctAAGCCGTTTTTTCACTATTCCTATAATTGTGTTCCAATTCTaaagtcttgaagttttggattttttttctgtttttgctcaagttttacatttttactgtaaatcttTAATAAAGTTATAATAGCATACTGTAGTTTTTTATGgttgtcaatttttattcactattaataatttttgtaaatcatgttttttgtagatgatcatattttgtcattttcgtaaattATATGTTAATTATGCGTTATAtgttaattatattaaattataggccggaataaatttcaaatccttcttttgtcactcggagttggaacatcgcgaggggggataataaaaaataatgccaaaaactaataaattggaataaattgcacggaagcttgtatgcaacaaaattgcatactatatcattgcacaaaacctataaatcattttttttttatcggaaaattcaataaaccaaGAATATCAAAGGTGATAAAAATCtcttcttctacaatttgttttttgctcttgtcatctttcggatatttgataattttttcgaaaattccataaattatttcaaactttatttactcCCCTCTTCGGGTTTTTCGTAAATTTCGAAGGGgtgaggggggaggggggtgacaaaaggcaaaattagaaattgatatttgttccgcccattatttaaaaaaaatacaaacacaaTTTCGATGATGAAGATagcaaatgaaaaatgagaaaacacgaaaaaaaacaatatttgttgtgatttaatcttttttttgtatttcaattttataatttttcttaactttttctCACTATCATCCTActatctttttcaaaacttattttaatctatttcagtatgatttttgttttattaagtCTTATCTTAGCCTGACTTTAGTCTCAATTGTTAAATTTTAGTACCATTTCAGTACAATTTTATTCTTACCTCAGGCTCGTTTCAGTTCTTTTTAAATCTCTTCTCAAGCGCATTgtaatttattcttgttttgGTCTCATTTTAGTGTTAATTTCGTCTAATTTAGGATGTCATTTTAGCATTACTTCAGTCTTATTTAGTGTTaagttattttcattcaatttaatttgagtCTTATTTTAGTCAAATTTTGATCTCATTTGAGTCTTAGTGCTATTTTAgtcttatttttgtctcattttggttttattttagtCTTATCTTAGCCTCATCCTTTTAGAGTcgtattcaaatttcatttttatctcacGTGTTTAAGCTTGTTTCAGTTTATTTTCTGTCAAGTTTCTGATcgtatttatatttatttcattccAGTCTTATTTAAGTATTTTCCTAGTTTAATTTTACACTCATCCGTTGAATTTCAGGCTCATTGTAGTCCTATTTAAGTCTCATTTGTAGCtcattttattcttattttgttCACATTTGAGTATCAATTTTGCCTGATTTGAAACATACTTCAGCCTTCTTTTAGcatgatttcatttttattttacaattccTCATATTCCTTATATCCTTATAATTTCTTCCACAATTCCTAGTAAATTTTATCCGACTTTTCTTTCAGGGtaatttttgtctgattttggCCTCATTCGTTAAATTTTAGTCTGATCTTAGTCTGATTTTGATCTCTCTGTAGTCCTAGTTAAGTCTCACTGTAGTCtctttttggataattttagttttagttttaattttattttattttatcctcTTCCTATTCGAGTCTTATTTCAGTTTCAATTAGGCCTCATGTTCACCTTATTTTagtcttatttttttctcatttggcCTTATTTATAATTGTTGTCGTGATTtgaactatttttaattttatttttttttctactaggCTGGACCAAATTTCGAATACTTCTCTTGTAACATCACGGGAGTTAATTaagactttttaaaaaaaaatatttgagagtAAATTGAATAAAGTTTGCATACAACAAATTGTCTACCTTCTACATTGCACACAATCGAAAATCGAGTTATtccatattgaaaatttgaaaaaactggaaaacaaagctgataaaattcccATCTCCCAAAGCTAATTTTTTCAGGGTGTCCACAACTTTCCCATTTtgaatttcccggttttatcccgAAGGTTTTTCATACTTTTATTGTCCATTTTAGTcggaatatagcaaaattttcaacatatttcattgatttggttgcaaccctcattaaaaaaaacaaaaactgatttcgaaTCTTTTTATTATCCTTCATTTGATAGAGGATTAATATGTTACATAGTTATTCAAAGAAACAATGCTTGGAAAAACTTCTAGTTTCAAAAACACAATTGaaactatttctgacatcattgAAGAACATTTATGAGCTTTCGGTatcaaagaactttttttttacttatgctctgaaaaaaaattgattcattttgataaaaaaaaattacccttgAATCACAAAAACTAAagctgacagaaaaaaaaaacaaactgcatATTTAGATATGTCGCcctcaaatcagtcaaaatcagctcttaaaCCATCCTCAAACGGAAAAACGTAAATTGGATTGCCTTGTgctatcgaaaagaaataaataaaaacaatcaattatATTGCAATAAATTtgctttttcttttcaaatacaTTACTCAAAACCCCAATAAGTATATATTAAGTAAAGTATCATGCaatgttgaatcattttaacatttttgaagaatttacataGTGTCTTCTATCGACATAAACACACCCTCACAAAAAGCTGTTGAAAGTTCTTTACAGTGTTGCTAAAACATCGTCAGACTATttggagtttatttttttagaattttggtaaattttattccaatttttgtcAAGTTTATCGCAAATTTACAGAGGAATCTCAAAatatttaagcttttaaaaGGGTAATtcggaatttttatttcaaaattttctggataaattaTGACCAGTAATCGaataaagttaattttaaaagcacaacatgaaaaaaaaaatagtactgGATtccaaatttaactttaataagcttgtttttatatgattgatggttttttaatgattgtaatGATGTGCGatatttgaacaaatattaagagactttttgaatttctcatctcAATCTTCAGGGCAGTTTCAAACTATGGGATCAggtaaaatttgaatgttttctttcaatttagaGAGGTAATTGAAGAAAGATTAGAgtagtttataaatttcaatactACTAATGTTGTtcttacacattttttgaactgttgAATTCAGACTGGgaaatttatattattattctgaattttgaatttttggttgaATCCCTGATCTCGGAAACAAAACTGAATTTCGGTTCCTTTGGTTAATTTTCCCAGTTTTGGGTCTAAATTTCCGGTTTACTCGgtgcgattttcaattcccggttttttcccggttttcctggTTCTGTGGCCGCCctgttttttgctcttgtaatttttgaatttcatattcgatttctaagattttcatatttttaataaaatacttggaattttattgaattttcggattttccgaaaaatcgaaGAAGTGTTGGTGACAAAGGAAGAATTTTATATTCGTTAGAGgtcttatttgttttttggctaGCAGTAACAAGattttctgagccgatgtccgtgagttcgagcccaagagtaaacatcgaacacagtagtaccggataagtttttcaatgacttgtcgcgaatgacataaagatgtagTAACAAGATTGGTGtatcaatttacaaaattgcaaATTATGTGAACTCAGAAACACTagaaaattcaacagtgttctAATgtcgttttgaattttaattagtcgggaaaatattttcaataaatcattttGCAGTCGTACatttgtgaaatttgttttttttttgtagagaaatgtaATCGactgtgtaagttgaaatttcagggactagataagatgaaaatttatgttgaaaaacatgcgtccctgaaatttctacttacacagttggattcatttctctacaaaaaagtatcgcggactgaatgtttgagtcaagacccatctatgggtcacagtttaaagatttggtaaaattttagtGGAAACTCACCCATCCTTCTCCCTCAGCGATTCGTAAACGGAGGCATTGGCCTGCCCCAGCGGCTCCTTCCTCGTCGATTCCCTCGGTAGCGATTTCGAGTTGAAGCTCGAGTTGGCACTGGTCGAAAGTCCTCCTGCGCCATTGAAGCCACTGGTATTGGCGGAAGCCCGCTCGGCGGCATCCATCCACCGATAGCCATTGACGGCCGCCTCGGCACCGAGGAACTGCATCGAAAGCCGTCCGGAGCGACTGAACTGCTGCGGCGGCAGACTGTCGTGAGATTCTTCCTCCGGCAGGACGTTCCACTCCGGGGACATGTAGCTGACCCCATTCGGGGGCGAAAGAAGCCGTTCCGGGGGTTCCGAATCGCTCCGGCAAACCGGTGCCGCCGACCACCGCTTGGTGTCCTGGTGGCTGTTCGGGCTAACGTTGTATAGCGGGCTTCGTTGATCTGTGACGCCTATCTGATGTAGGGATGGTTCCGATCCTCGGCGCACCTGCAGACCCAGTCCCATCGGTGGTTCGGCAGTGGATGTGACCTCAATGTGAGGGGTAGATGTTTCGGGGCCAAATTTGCCGGAATCCGTCCGGAAAATGTCCGGACTTCCGGTTCCCACCGAACTTCCGCTAGCACCATCTCCTCCACCCTGTGGAACGCCCGGATCCGGACCACCTGGGCAATCCTCGTAGCTGGCGAGGATTTCCTCCCGATCGTCCGCCACATCGCTGATGTGATCATCCGGATCCAGTATGCCGGACTGTGACTGTAGATGATGCACCACCACCCATGATTCGGGATTCTGCAAAcgaaaagcaaagaaaaaaaaaagatcaattaaTTTTAGCACAAGAAAGGTTTCACTTTCGATGACCGGGCCGGGTGCTCCTGTAAAGTTTCCGCAACTGGAGCAGAAATCAATTACCAAACAGCGAACCGAACCGATGCAACTGAAGAGCAAAATAACGATCGGATCGAATCGGTCGCGCGATAATTAGGGGCGGTTTTTTTCCCGTAACTACACCGGATACCGGACTGAGCACCCCACTGAACTAGAGATAGCTGCAAAGCGAAGCTTGATGATGGTGATGCGTATACACTACTCACTCAGATATGAGCGCATTAAACGAAAGAAGAAGACGAAGAAATGTGGGGAAGTAAGGCaatagaaaagagaaaaaaaaacatcacagtcGTACGGAATCCGAAATCGGAACGTACGAAAGTATGTTTGTGCAGTGTCGGATTTGGGCTTCTAGGGGGCCCCTCTTCATTTAGAATCAAATATAAGCTGCATGAGAGctattaacttttttaaaacaacttcaGGAACTAAGTAACGGACAGGATTGAGAACAAGgcccaaaatttagaatttctcatagcgtatttgttttcatctggtggaacaCTAGTTTGACAGCACTTAGTGCACAACTGGTGTTCCACCAGGCTGAAAACATCATGTCACTGATCGTAGGGGAAAGTCGAGTAaaacggacaccctaaggtagaatcgcaatagaaaatcagttATTACCTTTTTTCATCGCATTCTTCGGTAAGATGGGTAGTTAAGGTTGTTCTCTATCACATTCATCATTGGCATTggtaaatttccttcatcaagactgtttttatagcaatctaaaatatgcttgcaaattacagttttttaaaatggTTGGGTAAAACAAACACTGCGTCGAAAAGGTAGGTATTGCCGAAAAAATGCTGTACTAGTACATACTTTTGTGAAATAAGCATTTGataatagcttagcttagcttagcttgattgactactcacatccacctttgaaCTATGGAACCCGAAATACTTCATCTTGAATTCATTTATCATTAGGTGATTCCATTTTTGCTTCCACATTACTTTTAatgcatttcgaactccattgtcgcaggcgtggctcagtagaacgaattccacatcgccaatggttgctactccgtgattgaccgaggccatcagttttgctcaaaggtcaaaagaatggtgcgtgggattagcagctcatcctaaatgcacaaaacagatgctctctctttgaacatcaataacggcgccggccacgtcctagtagtcaatggatagattggaaaaggtagaaagggatgaaagatcaattttgtgctttaggaccgaggttacctctgcatcctagcaaaataatttcaagttGGAGGTTTGGGAAAAAAGGACATGAGCaggatacacttttgactaAATGATTAGAAAAACCAAATACTATACATTGTACTACGCTACTGTTCTT is a window encoding:
- the LOC129747902 gene encoding partitioning defective protein 3-like isoform X3, whose protein sequence is MKKKTSVFELPPKCPALADKITGIFGWRHTYRVSHKQKGIPHCQQHQYLHKTYSLNLPRKATNPESWVVVHHLQSQSGILDPDDHISDVADDREEILASYEDCPGGPDPGVPQGGGDGASGSSVGTGSPDIFRTDSGKFGPETSTPHIEVTSTAEPPMGLGLQVRRGSEPSLHQIGVTDQRSPLYNVSPNSHQDTKRWSAAPVCRSDSEPPERLLSPPNGVSYMSPEWNVLPEEESHDSLPPQQFSRSGRLSMQFLGAEAAVNGYRWMDAAERASANTSGFNGAGGLSTSANSSFNSKSLPRESTRKEPLGQANASVYESLREKDGEMLLVVNENGGPLGLTAIPDPDIGGLLVQSVEPGSRADRGRLRRGDRILEINNIKLVGLSESSVQEHLRKSLSSSELRLRVIRATTARNKRDNRVSQMIEAEEKPAGTKVATVSPTRKVPGAPSGISNLQAANTRKLGKRIEITLKKGINGLGFSVTTRDNQAGGQCPIYIKNILSKGAAVEDGRLKSGDRLLEVDDVPMTGKSQSEVVSILRATEFGATVRIVVSRQHELADVEEREIGCGVENEHKNTPPKPPPPVLPKSALKQTSRARSEEILDSHDGTNGGLYYQSKNDQQQQHVGGNAAGLGGSNSSSSGTVSGSGIQWKNREILTLHIPVHDTEKAGLGVSVKGKTGSGNSSSGSAGSGSKHDGDLGIFVKSVLHGGAASRDGRLKMNDQLLSVNGVSLLGQSNAEAMDTLRRAMLQTSGTSHPGKIVLTVARRVGRPMSTGELAHDPVDNSNSSEQSGATVIYLSPEKNQQQQPGSEKSSQHKRYSNPVLDRLTGGTGAGGSSQSLQSQSSANNGGSPTNTLNGHHNSAYHHQHQRPTPMQAGGAHQLRNESYYMATNDNWSPAGGINLNGSNAVLIEEDPEPTSPTFNLTRPMEGGAHSTSTPNGDVTYASQLSLDTNPPGLDAFSRDAIGRRSMSEKHHAALDARETGTYQRNKKLREERERQRKAGMSGAGSVESLTSGQMGRMNSLKAKSDLKAEALDRLGELGPSLGMKKSSSLESLQTMVQEIQMADEPRGPNALRTPRGRGREEILRAAVERPPESQAKKHWLLEDAAPEGDSGGFAPRGSPFQSSLNDGKHKNRPKKNGLFRGIGHMFRFGKHRKDGIAPISDNVPADYTAGGWNETSAGSSSSAQQKTQTLTVKSASSKNSQTIGGGPLPNGTSSGSKSRTGSIERSASAGVVLNHPPQYQPPPPPQGQQGHGHQNGGTSIHHTDVFNHRYSHYVNYEELQQQISNRLTLGSRSSSYGNLASSGGSSANHIYALISHNLNNNATTKSTGCYRTTTVSPNNPANQTAAVPAAVTVLASSRPRSISPPTTTVVRRVTPSPVPLASDIRPDLLQTTELLAAAGLLTSNNVHRRPRLVTPAPEAEENTNYHPRQLSSDYCRYVSRTLGPAPPTTDTIHQRRGTGSLFLQPELMDAGVPTIITTSSSYTINISGKSTTNTGNGASSSSSSSTSNSGPSSGPPVPVDSVLSESILEQMRQQVRRQREKVEEESRRHHHYHSQRSARNTPPVDLSSLQHHQQQLAQQQQLKLKQGRPVSSYYDGAGAPTYEIIQHNGLGGSQRKSSQPSSPSKQLQQQQQQQINGNSNSNNNWNGTISSTGSGGSGSTGGPPPGYHHQPPSGHGSIRSRGPFVTQVQIQNPLPYQ